One Chiloscyllium plagiosum isolate BGI_BamShark_2017 chromosome 14, ASM401019v2, whole genome shotgun sequence genomic region harbors:
- the LOC122556498 gene encoding exocyst complex component 1-like isoform X2 yields the protein MSVGHGKLTEGDATGECFHSERRKADARPANTVTRDEEVQITFLKILPNGLKEKYMTQAVWFLEDLTVVDGRDATADNPYLDLHFQTVCSWEASSTAAKYAFVRSLRKMNKVYLQKDIQFLNFDSDFIQEMSFFGVPEDTMMVIQLCLQAFNCFCLLGSL from the exons ATGAGTGTCGGGCATGGCAAACTTACGGAAGGCGATGCTACAGGAGAATGTTTTCACTCCGAAAGGAGAAAAGCTGATGCACGTCCTGCAAATACAG TTACCAGGGATGAAGAGGTTCAGATCACCTTTTTGAAAATTTTACCTAATGGACTTAAAGAGAAATACATGACTCAGGCGGTCTGGTTCCTAGAAGATTTAACAGTGGTGGATGGAAGAGATGCGACTGCA GATAATCCTTATCTTGACCTGCACTTTCAGACTGTCTGTAGCTGGGAGGCCAGTAGCACAGCAGCCAAGTATGCTTTTGTACGAAGTTTAAGGAAGATGAACAAAGTCTACCTGCAAAAAGACATACAATTCCTGAATTTCGACAGTGATTTCATCCAGGAAATGAGTTTCTTTGGAGTCCCTGAAGATACGATGATggtgatacagctttgtttgcaAGCCTTCAACTGTTTCTGTCTTTTGGGCTCTTTATAA
- the LOC122556498 gene encoding exocyst complex component 1-like isoform X3 has protein sequence MANLRKAMLQENVFTPKGEKLMHVLQIQVSEGNEDYCLCLTVTRDEEVQITFLKILPNGLKEKYMTQAVWFLEDLTVVDGRDATAATYFIFNRGFLRQECQGAVTGDALIPQEREHTEKKLK, from the exons ATGGCAAACTTACGGAAGGCGATGCTACAGGAGAATGTTTTCACTCCGAAAGGAGAAAAGCTGATGCACGTCCTGCAAATACAGGTATCTGAAGGAAATGAGGATTACTGCTTGTGCCTCACAG TTACCAGGGATGAAGAGGTTCAGATCACCTTTTTGAAAATTTTACCTAATGGACTTAAAGAGAAATACATGACTCAGGCGGTCTGGTTCCTAGAAGATTTAACAGTGGTGGATGGAAGAGATGCGACTGCA GCAACCTATTTCATCTTCAACAGGGGATTTCTGAGACAGGAGTGTCAAGGAGCTGTTACTGGAGATGCTTTGATTCCACAGGAAAGAgaacacacagaaaaaaaattgaaataa
- the LOC122556498 gene encoding exocyst complex component 1-like isoform X1 — MANLRKAMLQENVFTPKGEKLMHVLQIQVSEGNEDYCLCLTVTRDEEVQITFLKILPNGLKEKYMTQAVWFLEDLTVVDGRDATADNPYLDLHFQTVCSWEASSTAAKYAFVRSLRKMNKVYLQKDIQFLNFDSDFIQEMSFFGVPEDTMMVIQLCLQAFNCFCLLGSL, encoded by the exons ATGGCAAACTTACGGAAGGCGATGCTACAGGAGAATGTTTTCACTCCGAAAGGAGAAAAGCTGATGCACGTCCTGCAAATACAGGTATCTGAAGGAAATGAGGATTACTGCTTGTGCCTCACAG TTACCAGGGATGAAGAGGTTCAGATCACCTTTTTGAAAATTTTACCTAATGGACTTAAAGAGAAATACATGACTCAGGCGGTCTGGTTCCTAGAAGATTTAACAGTGGTGGATGGAAGAGATGCGACTGCA GATAATCCTTATCTTGACCTGCACTTTCAGACTGTCTGTAGCTGGGAGGCCAGTAGCACAGCAGCCAAGTATGCTTTTGTACGAAGTTTAAGGAAGATGAACAAAGTCTACCTGCAAAAAGACATACAATTCCTGAATTTCGACAGTGATTTCATCCAGGAAATGAGTTTCTTTGGAGTCCCTGAAGATACGATGATggtgatacagctttgtttgcaAGCCTTCAACTGTTTCTGTCTTTTGGGCTCTTTATAA